The genomic stretch CTCCATTGGTCCCGGCACGCCGATTTCGACGGATTGCCAATCATCACCCACGCGGCGTTCATAGGCATGGAACGCGCACAAAACTCCCCGAGCCGTCAACGGATCGGGGTTGTCCATCACGTGAAAATGAAGATGTGGCATCGAGGAATTGCCTGAATTGCCGAGGCTACCCAGCGGTTGACCTGTTTCGACACGAGATCCGGTCCGGACCCGGATGCTGCCGCGTCTAAGATGTGCATAGAGCGCCACCCCCGGAGTGCCGGCGATTAAAATATAGTTGCCGGTCAAGGGACGATAATCGCGGCCCGCGGGGCGTCGTTGAAAAAGTTTCCCGCGCGCCATTTCCCACAAAACATTGATTTTTATTTGGTCCGGCCACCCCTCGCCGACCGCAATGACCTCTCCCGGGAACGCGGCCAAAATCGGTTGGTTCCAAGCGAGAAAATCCTCGGCGGGAACAGCGCCCACGATCTGCTTCCAATTGTCCTGTTTGGAAAAGCTTTGACCGGAGTCATTCAGACGCGCGAAATCGTATGCAAAACGTTGACCGAAGTAATTGGTGCCATGGCTGGGTACTTGTTTGGCCGGCGTGTTCACGGCGACCCACTCACCCACAAACGGAAGATCGACCACCACCGCCGAGGATAGATCGAGATCGCGGGCCGTGTTCGTCGCAGCGGCCGGCTGACGCCGCACCACTTCCCGGTTATTGTCCTGAACGTTCGTTGCGATGAAGACCGTCAAAACCGCCGCCGCCAAGCCGCAAATCAAAAAGACAACGGTTTTGGTACGCATCGCCTTGTCTTCTTCGCTAAACAGTGATCAGCAGCCGCAGCCTCCGCTATCGTTATCGTCATCGTCATCGCCGCTGTCGTTGTCGTCGTCGGTCGCGTCGTCGTCGGCCGCGTCGTCGTCGGCGCTGTCGTCGTCATCGGTGCCGCCGGAGACGGTGATGAAGTCCGCTTTGATTTCCTGGTCATCGCCGCCCGGGCCGGACGCGGTCAAGGTCACGGTGTACACGCCGGGTTGGGTGTAAGTGTGCGTGGGCGAGGTTTCGGCGGATGAACCGCCGTCGCCGAAATCCCACGTCACGGCGGAGAGGCAACCCTGATCCGCGCTCACCAGGCCTTGAAAATCGACGATCAACGGCGCGTCGCCCTGCAGCGGCGTCGCGGTGAAATCGGCGGCCGGCGCGTCGCAAACCGGATACGCCTCGATGGCGTCGATGTCGGCGCCGGGATCGGCGGTGGTGTTGCTGCCATCGCCGTCGTCGGTAAGCAGAATGAAGCGCGCCTCGCTCAGGCCGGAACCCGACAGATCGAATTCCTGCGTACCCGTGCCGGTGCCGAGGCTCTGCCACGGGCCGGTCCATTGCGCGGCCGCCATCACGGTGTAGCCTTCGTCGTTGCCTTTTTCATAGATTTTCAGGTCGGCGCCCTCGCCGTCGCGCACCGGCGTGTTTTCACCCATGTCGAAAGCCGCGTAACCGCCGACGCCCAGCGAGAAGGCGGCGCCGTCGTTGCCGCCCAGTGCGGCGGTCGGCAGGCTGACGTTGGCGGGGTTGTCGGCGGCGTCCTTGCGTAGGTTGAGCACGCAACGGATCGCGGCGTTGACTCCGTCGGCGGCCGGTTCGAGTTCGATATCCTTTTGGGCGCCGCCGGCGGTGGCGGTGACGGGCACGTCGGTCCAGCCGAAGCCGTTGGCCCAAACGTGGAGCGTGTGCGCGCCGGCCGGCAGCAGGCGGTAGTAATCGCCCAGGTCGGGATCGGAAGTGACCGCGAGGCGCTGATCGGCGATGATCGTCGCTTCGAGCGGCAGGCCGTCGGCGGCGCTGGTCACCGTGCCGCGCACCAGCCGGGCGGTTTGCGCGGTCCAATCGAGCATCGCCGGCACGTTCCGGTCGATGTAGGTTTGGATGTTCCCGGCGGCCGGCATTTTGACATTACTGATCTCCACAATCACCGACAGCGTGCCGTTCGTGGCGTGATACCAGTCCTCGGTGGTGCCGTCGGCGATGTACCAATCGGCGCCGTTGGTGATGTCATAGCTCGATTCCTGCTGGTAGACCTGACTGATCGCAATCTCGAGATCGTTTTCCGGGCTGCGCGTATAAATGCCGTCCCAGGTGTAGTTGATCACCTCGGCGCCGCCGTGGTAACTGACCGACAACACCGGCCGGATGTCGCGGGCCAGTTCCATGATCGCCCGGGTTTCGGGCTGGCCGGACCACTTCGTATAGCCCTCCCAGAACGACGGGTAGTTGCGGTTCATGTCGACGCCGTTGGCGTTGCCGCGCATCAGGTTCAAGCCGTCCGGATTGACCGCCGGCACGACCCAGATTTCGTTTTCGTCCACCAAATCGGCGATCGTGGCGTCCGAATCGTAGTTTTCCAGCAGCTCGTAAATGAAGCCGAAGGCCACGCAGGTGCCGATCGATTCATCGCCGTGGATGGCCGCGTCGAACAGCACCGCGGGTTCGGCTTCGTCGGCGGCGACGTTGTCGCTGATCTTCAGGGCGTACATGGTTTTGCCGCCCGCCGACTGGCCGATTTCGAACCGCTTGGCCAGATCGGGATACTGCTGGGCGATCGTCTGCAATTCGGCCACGACTTCCGGGTAGGTGCGATAGCCGGTCGCTTTTTCCGCCGGTTCCACCCGCGAGAGCACTTTCACCCGGTAACCGTGCGCCGTCAGCCAGGCGACCTCCGCCGCGCTGGCCAGCAGGCGATAATCGTCGCCCCGCCGATCCTCGACGGTGAGTTGCAGGTCTTTCAACACCGCGCGGGCCGCCGCGGTCGGCAAGGTCAAAACCGCTTCCAGGTTCTTCTCGTTGACGTTGACGGTGAGCGGAGCCGCCGCGGCCGTCGCCGCCAGGCCGAAAATCAACAAAGCAACGATCCAGTTACGCATCGCTTTTTCCTTTGGTTCAAATGTGATCAGCAGCCACAGCCGCCGCTGTCGTCGTTGTCGTCATCATCGCCGGCCGGCGTGGCGTCGTCGTTGTCGTCATCGTCGGTCGCGTCGTTGTCGTCGTTGTCGTCATCGTCATCGTCGTCGTCATCGGTATCATTGTCGTCGTTATCATCGTTGTCGTCGTTGTCGTCATTGTCGTCGTTGTCGTCATTGTCGTCGTTATCGTCGTTGTCATCGTTGTCGTCATCGTCATCGTCATCGTCGTCCGGGCTGTAGGCGGCGGTGATAGCGTCGATGTCCGCGCCGGGGGTCGCGCCTGTATTGACGCCGTTGCCGTCATCCTCGATGCGGACGTAGCGGATATCGGCGGCGGCGACGCTCGCCAGCGAGAAGGACGCCGAACCGGTTCCGGTGCCCAGGGTGGTCCAGGGGCCGTTCCAATCCTCGCCGACTTTCACCGTGTACCCGTCGGCGCCGTCGTTCGTTTTTTCGGTGACGAACACGCGCCAGCCGTCGTCGGTGGGCACGGGGGTATTGGCTCCGAAATCGAAGACCGCCCAGCCGCCGACGCCCAGCGAGAAGGCGTCGTCGTTGGCTTCGCCGATCACCGCGTCGGGCAGACTGACGTTCGCCGGGTTGTCGCTGATGTCCTTGCGGAGGTTGATGACACACCGCACGACGGAAATTTCGCCGTCGTCGGTCGCCGTCAGTTCGATGGGCAGATCGAGATGGCCGGTGGCCGGCACGACCACGTCGTTGATGGCGGTCCAGCCGTAGCCGTTGGCCCAGATCGCCAGATCGTAGGTGCCGGCTTCGAGCACCCGGTAATAGTCGCCGGCGGCCGGATCGCTGCACACCGGCAGGCGGGAATCGACGATAATGGCCGCTTCGATCGGCTCGTCGGTGCTGTCGTCGGTCACCGTGCCCCAGATGCCCCGGTAGGCGCGCTGGGCGTGATCAACCATCGCCGGCACGTTCAGACCGACGAAATAGGAAATCTGGCTGACGTCGGGTTTTTTCACTTCGCTGATTTCGACAATCAATGCCAGAGCGCCGAGGCTGCCATGGAACCAATCCTCGACGGAACCGTCGGCGATGTACCACTGGGCGCCGTTGGTCACCCAGTAATCGTTGAAGGTTGCGTATTGGGTGGCGATCGCCAATTCCAGATCGTTGTCGGGGCTCAGGGTGTAGATGCCGTCCCAATTGTAGTTGACGACTTCGGCGCCGGAGTGAAAGTCGATGTGCAGCGTCGGGTTGTGCGCCAGGCCGAGGTTCATCAGACCGGCGGTTTCCGGTTCCGGCGACCAGGACGAGCCTTCCCACCAGAAGGGGAAGTTGCGGTTCATGTCCTCGCCGTTGCCGTTGTAACGCGAGTTGTTGACCACGCCGTCGGGATTCTGCATGGGGATCACGAAGAATTCGAAATCGTCGACCAGCGCCGTGATCGTCGTGTCGGTGCCGTAATTTTCGAGCAGCTCGTGGATGAACGCCAGCGCCACCTCGAAGCCGATCTGCTCGTCGCCGTGGATCGTGGCGTCGTACACGATCGCCGGTTCGGCCTCGTCGGTCGTCACATTGTCGGAAATTTTCAAACCGTACAGCGCGCGGCCGCCGGCGGAAGTCGCCATGACGAACCGCGAGGCGAGATCCGGGTAGGTCGTCGCCAGGCTTTGCAATTCGGCCGCGCAGGTGTCGTAGGTATGGTAACCCGCCTTGTCGTCCGGCCCGTCGTTGCGGCCGACCACGCGGACCCCGTAGCCCGCCGCGCGCAGATAGGCGATCTCCGCTTCGCTGGCCATGATGGTCAGGTCCAAGCCGTCGCGGTCGGTGATCGTCAGAGAAAGCGGTTTTAACGAGTCCATGTCGCCCAGCGCATGCAACCGGACCACGGCATCAAAAACCCGGAGGGTATTGTCGGTGGTAATGGGTGCGGCAAAGGAGACGGACGCCAGCAGCAACATGAGGAACAAAGCAAGTACGCCACGATGAATCATGATCGAGTCGTTCCTTTCGCAAAAATCACCAAGAGCCGGCCGACTAAAAGCTTTCCGACGCGCCCTTATAGCACTTAACGGGTAGGCTGGCTACCGGCCGGCCGGGACGTTGATCGCCGTATATTTTCTGCTAACATTCAGTTTCAAAATATGCGAGGGAAGCTCTCCATGCCGTTCCGAAGGGTCGCCTCCGGAGTGTATTTGGTCGGCGGTGAAGGCCTGACTTATCCCAATGATTGCCTCGTTTATCTGGTTGCCGGGCCGCCGGTGGTACTCATCGACACCGGCGCCAATCGCGCGGCGCGCCGGCTTCTGGACAACGTGGCCGAAACGGGCCTGGACCCGCTGGACATCACCTATTGCGTCCTGACTCATTGCCACGTGGATCACATCGGCGGCGCGAAATCCGTGCGCGACATCACCAGTTGCGCCCTGGCCGCCCACGAGGACGACGCCGAAGCGATCGCCGCCGGCGATCCGGTGCTGACGGCCGCCAATTGGTACAACCTCAAGCTCCCGAAATTGCCGCTGGACGAAATCCTCACGGGCGCGGAAGGCGAATTCGGCGGGCTGGCCTGGCTGCACACACCCGGCCATACGCCCGGTTCGCTGGCGTTGTACCTGGACACCGAAGACGGGCGCATCCTTTTCGCCCAGGATGTGCACGGACCGTTTTCGCCGGAATTCAAATCCGATCTTGACGCCTGGCGGTCCAGTATGGAAAAGCTGTTGGCGCTGGAGGCCGACATTTTGTGCGAAGGGCACTTCGGGGTCTATCGCGGCAAGGACGAGGTAGCCCGGTACATTCGTTCGCAATTGGCGGCGCACGCCCAGGAATAACACCCGGTTCGAACATGCCGAGCGCGCCGGTGCGCGCCGCGGGAGGAAAGTATGAAGATTCTGGTGGTCGGCGGCGGCGGCCGCGAACACGCCCTGGTATGGAAAATCGCCCAATCGCCGCTCGTCTCCCGCGTCTACTGCGCGCCCGGCAACGCGGGAACGGCGGCCCTGGCGACCAACGTGCCGCTCGACGCCGAGAACGTCGACGCGCTCTTCGACTTCGCCAGCCGGGAAGCGATCGACCTGACCGTCGTCGGCCCGGAAGCGGCCCTGGTCAAAGGATTGGTCGACCGCTTTCGCGCCGCCGGCCTCAAGGCGTTCGGCCCGACCGCCGCGGCGGCCCGGCTCGAAGGCAGCAAGGCCTTCTGCAAGCAAGTGCTCGACGCCGCCGGGGTTCCCACGGCCGCCTATCGCCGCTTTACCGATGCCGCCGCCGCCAAGGCCTACGTGCGGGAAACCGGCGTGCCGATCGTCGTCAAAGCCGACGGCCTCGCGGCCGGCAAGGGCGCCATCGTTTGCCGAACCCGGGTCGATGCCGAAGCAGCCATCGATCAAATCCTGGTGACCCGGGTTTTCGGGTCGGCGGGGAATCAACTGGTCGTCGAGGAATTCCTCGAGGGCGAGGAAGCCAGCTTTCTCGCGTTCACCGACGGCCAGTCGCTACTGCCGCTGGCCAGCAGCCAGGATCACAAAGCGGTCGGCGACGGCGACACCGGCCCCAATACCGGCGGCATGGGCGCGTACAGCCCGGCGCCGGTGGTGACCGAGGCGATTCATCGCCAGGTGATGAACGAGGTGATGGTGCCGGTCGTCCGGCAGATGGCCGCGCTGGGCCACCCCTATCAAGGCGTACTGTACGCCGGGTTGATGATCAAGGACGGCTACGCCAAGGTGCTCGAATTCAACGCGCGTTTCGGCGACCCGGAATGCCAGCCGCTGTTGTACCGCATGAAGAGCGACATCGTGCCCTTGCTGCTGGCATGCGGCGACGGTACCCTCGGCCGGATGGCCATCGAGTGGGATCAGCGGCCGGCGGTCTGTGTCGTCATGGCCAGTGGCGGCTATCCCGGTTCGTACGAAAAAGGCAAGGAAATCAGCGGGTTGGACAACATGCCGCCCGACAGTTACGTTTTTCATGCCGGAACCAAGGCGGATGGCGGGCGAGTCCTGTCCAGCGGCGGCCGGGTTCTGGGGGTGACCGCCAAGGGCGCCGGAATCCGGGAGTCGATCGATTTGGCCTATCGCGCGGTCAAACAGATTTCTTTTGAAAAAGCCTATTACCGGAACGATATCGGTCAAAAAGCGCTACGGCGTCCGGAGGAATAAATGAGCAAAATCTTGATTCTGATGGGATCCGATTCGGATTGGCAGGTGATGAAGGGCGCGGCGGAAGTGCTCGCCCAATTCGGCGTCCAATACGAAGTCCATGTTTCCAGCGCTCACCGGACGCCGGCCCGGACCGCCAAACTGGTCGGCGAGGCGCGCGAAAACGGCTTTGCCGCGATCATTTGCGGCGCCGGGGCCGCTGCCCACCTAGCTGGCGTGGCCGCCGCCGAAACCACCCTGCCCGTGCTGGGAGTGCCGCTGGCGGCGACCAGCCTGGGCGGGCTCGACGCGCTGTTGGCGACCGTGCAGATGCCGGCCGGAGTGCCCGTCGCCACTTTCGCCATCGGCGAGGCCGGCGCGCGCAACGCCGCTCTCTTCGCGGTGCAGATTCTCGGCACGGCGAAAAAAACGCTCGCGGCCAAACTGGCCGCCTACAAGGCCGAAATGGCCGAAAAAGTAGCCGAGAAAGACCGTAAATTGCAGGAAAAGGTCAAATAAACCGGCCTTGCGCCACGTGCGCCGGTCGGGTAACTTACGCCCGTTATGCAACCCATGGAACCGGACATAGAACAACCTCCGCCGTTGCTCGCCAGTTTCGCGAAACGGTTGAACGACGGCGAGGTAATCGCGTTTCCCACGGAAACATACTACGGTTTGTTGGCCCGCATCGACCGGCCGCAAGCGCTACGGCGAATCTTCATTCTCAAGGGTCGCTCCGCCCAGGTCGCATTGCCGGTGATCGTCGCCGACGCCGGAACCGCGTTCTCGTTATGGCGCGATCCGCCCCCCGCCGCCCGTTTGCTGACCGACCGCTTCTGGCCGGGACCGTTGACGCTGGTGTCGCCGGCCGCGACGGATAAAGTGGATCCGCTGATCACCGGCGATACCGGCCAGGTGGGCGTGCGCCTGCCCGGCAGCGCGGCGGCGCGCGGCATCGCCGCGATGGCCGGCGGTGCGCTGGTCGCCACCAGCGCCAACCCCAGCCGCCAGCCGCCGGCGACCAGCGCCGCCGAGGTCGCGGCCTATTTCGGCGACCAGGTGGCCGTTGCGGACGGCCCGCAATTGCCGCCGAGCCGGGGGAGCACCGTCTTGTCCCTGGCCGAATGGCCGCCGCGCCTGTTGCGCGACGGCGACTTGGATTATCGACATATCGAAACGCTACTGGAAGTGGCGCTGACGTTAGGGAATTAAAGTTGGCAAAAATTCAACCGTTTACGGCATGGCGATACAATCTGGCGAAAGTCGGCGACCCGGGCGATCTGCTGGCGCCGCCCTACGACCGCATCGATCCGTTCCTGGCCGAGCAACTGACCGATCGCCACGAATACAACGTCGTCCGGCTGATGCCCGGCCGCATCGCCCTGAACGAACAAAACAGCGAGGAGACGGCCTCGAACCTCGGCGCGACCGCCGCGCGGTGGCGACAGGAAGCCGTCGTGATTCCGGACCGGGAACCGGGGCTGTATTTTTACCGGCAGGGCTGGCTGGATCGCGAGGGTCGGCACCGGCTGTCGAAGGGCTTTTTCGCCTTGCTCCACCTCGAAACCGAGCGCGAGCGGGTCGTGTTGCACCACGAAGCCGACTGGATGTCGCCCCGGGTCAATCGCCAACCACTGCTCGCCGCCACACGCCTGCACCCGGCGCCGATTTTAATCCTGTTCGCCGATCCCGAGCGCGAGGTGATGTCCTGGCTGACCGGCGCCGCCGGCCAAACGAACCCGTGCCTGGATACCGAATGCCGCGACGGCTCGACCCACACGCTCTATCGCCTGACCGACCGCGACCTGATCGACCGCGTCGCCCGGACGCTGGCCGAACAAAAAGTATTGTTGGCCGACGGGCATGACCGCTACCGGACCGCCCAGGCCTACGCCGCCGCCAATCCGCGCAACCCGGCGGCCCAGAGCATCCTGGCCTGCTTCATGCCGATCGAAGAAGACGGGCTGGACCTGCAGCCGATCCATCGCGCGATCACCGGCCTGGCGACCTTGCGGCCGGACGACCTGCTGTTCGAGATGTCCAAAATTTTCTACCTGCGGGAACTCGAGAAAAAAGCCTCGCCGGCCGAGCGGATCGAATGCGCACTGCGCGAACTGGCCGCGGCGGGCGCCGCGGGCAAGACGGCGTTCATCATGGGTATCGCCGGCGCGGCCGAGTTGCTGTTGCTCGAGGTCAAGAACGACGCCGCGCAACTGATCCTGCCCGAGGGCCTGGCCGAACCGATCCGCGATCTGGACATCGCCCTATTGCACCGGTTGGTGCTCGAGGGCCCGCTCGGGCTCGACCCGCGGCGGCGCGAACTGGGCAGCCTGCTCTTCTTCGAAAATCCCTACGATTTGCCGAGCCTGCTGGAAAGCGGGAAAGCGCAGATCGCCTTCCTCCTCAACTCGTTGGAGGTTCCCCAATTGGAGGCGGTGGCCCAAGCCAACTTGAAGCTGCCGCACAAGGCGGTGCGTTTCTTCCCGGATATTCCGGCGGGCGTTGTGTTCCAAAATATCGATCCAACCGCTGGAGGAATTGATGGTTCAGCAAGATAATCAGCCGACCAGAAAGCCGTTCGTCACGGTTCCCGTTCATGACGATGAGGATCAACAGGAATTGCTGCGCGGCGCCTTGGTCATCCTGCAGAAAAAAGAAGGGTATCGTTTCAGCGTCGACCCGATCCTGTTGACCGCCTTCATGGAGATCAACCAAGGCGATCGGGTGCTCGATCTGGGCACGGGCACGGGCGTCATGCCGATCATCCTGGCCAACCGGAACGCGGCCAAGGATGCCGCCTATACCGGATTGGAAATCATGGAAACGATGGCCGACATGGCGCGGCGCAGCGTCCAGGCCAATCGGTTCGAGAACCGCATCCAGATCCAGCTCGGCGACATCCGTGAAATCAAGCAATTCATGGCTCCCGACAGCTACGACGTGGTGATCAGCAATCCGCCCTACATTCCGTTCGACGCCGGCAACGTCAATCCGGACGATCTCAAGGCCATCGCGCGACACGAGGTGCTGGTCACGCTGCCCGACATCGTCGGGGCGGCGCGTCACGTATTGAAAAGCCGGGGTCGCGCGTATTTCGTTTATCCGGTTTACCGCCTGATCGATCTGGTCGCCTTGTGCCGCGAACACAATCTGGAGCCGCGGCAGATCCAGTTCGTCCACGCCAACCAGGCCAGCAGCGCCAAGCTGGTGCTGGTCGAGGCCGTCCGCGACGCCGGCACCGAACTCAAGGTACTGCGGCCGATCATCGTCTACAATATGGAAGGCGGATACACCGAGGAAGTAGCCGAGATTCTCAACGAACACGACACGCTCGAGTAGACCAGACCCGATGAAAATCCTCGTGACCGGCGCGGCGGGCATGCTGGGGCGCGATCTGACGCCCTGTCTGGCCGAGCGCCACGAGACGATCGGCGTCGACCTCGCCGACTTCGATCTGACCGACCAAACGGCCGTTTGCGCGGCGTTGGACCGCCTGGGCCCGGCGTGGGTCGTCAACTGCGCCGCCTACACCGCCGTCGACCGCGCCGAATCCGAACCGGAAAAAGCCGCGGCGATCAACGAAACCGCCGCGCGGGTGCTCGCCGCAGCCTGCGCGGCGCGACAAATCCGCCTATTGCACCTTTCGACCGACTACGTTTTCGACGGCAGGAATCCGGCGCCGTATCCGCCGGACGCGCCGGCCAACCCGCTGAGCGTTTACGGCCGCACCAAGCGCGGCGGCGAAACGGCCGTGCTGGCCGCAATGCCGCAGGCGACCATTTTACGCACGGCCTGGCTGTACGGCCCGCATGGTCCGAATTTCGTCGCCGCCATCCTGCGGCAACTCGATGCGGGCCAACCCTTGCGGGTCGTCGCCGATCAGGTCGGCTCGCCCACCTATACGGTTCACCTGGCCGCGGCGATCCGCGCCGTCGTCGAACACGACGCGACCGGCATCCATCACGCGACGAACGCCGGCTTTTGCAGTTGGCGCGAATTCGCCCGGGCGATCGCCGAAGAGACCGGCCGGCCGGACACCCCGATCGAGCCCCTCACCACCGCGCAACTGAACCGGCCCGCGCCGCGCCCGGCCAACAGCCGCCTGGACACCTCCTCGCTGACCCGAGCGACGGGCTATTCTTTTCCCGATTGGCGCGCCGGCTTGCGGGAGTATTTGCGGCGCGTCGGCCGGCTGGCCTGACGCCGCCGGGTATTTTCCCGGCAAGGCTTTTTCCGCCGACCGAAAAAGAATATTCTGGATCGCAACCAAGGAGTGGCGATGCAGGCTGGCTACTCTTCCGGCGATCGGGTCGACTATATCGATTTTCTCAAAGGCGTGGCATGCATTGTCATGTTGATGTCGCACGCCATGCGGCTGCAAATCGGCAACCCCGACCTCGTCGCCAAATACATTCTGATGTCCCAACCGCCCGCCGCGCAGGTGTTCTTCTTCGTTTCGGGCATGAACATCATCCTGGTGCTCGAACGCTACCGGAACCGGCCCAATTTCAACCTGACCGCCTATTACCTCTGGGGCGCCGTGCTGCTGTTCTTCATGGGGTACCTGTACAATCTGGCGCGGATGTCGCTGGGCACGTGGCAGATCTTTCAAGGCATCGCCGCCTCCACCGCGGTGGCGTTTCTGCTGCTGAAAACCCGGCTTTCTAATCTTTCACTGGTTCTGTTGTCGATTCTCTTTTACCTGATCTACTTCCAGTTCCGGCTGACGGTCGAACCGGTGCTGGCGTGGTACCGTTATTCGTTGCCGGTGGGGGCCGCGCCGCAGCATCCGGAATCGCTGTTGGCCGTGCGGACCCTGCTGACCGGCATCAAGCCGGTGCCGAAAATGCTGTTCACGAATTTCGGCTTGTTGCCCTGGCTGAGTTACGTGTTGCTCGGCGGCGCGGCGTTTCGTTCGGTGCGCACGAGTCCGGCGCGGGCTCGGGCCTGGGGCATCGGCTTCGCCATTACCTTCGTCCTCGGCCTGGCGGCGATCTACCTGCCGCTGGGTATCGAGTGGGGCTTGTGGTTCGTGGACGACACAACCGACGTCTTCTTCCGCCACGTGCCCTACCACGCACTGACCGCGACCGGCGCGGCCGGGTTGTTGTGGCTGGCCTGCCATCGCTGGTATCGCGGCGCGGCGGCTATTCAAAACCCCTGGCGGCGCGGGGTGGCGGGCTATCTGGAATATCTCGGACGCTTTTCGTTCGCCTTTTTCTGCTATCACTGGATCGGCCTGATCGCCCTGACCGCAAGCTGGTCCTGGATGGCCAAGCAGGGTTGGGTGCCGGCGGCGATGAACATCCACCTGCGGTGGATCCTGACTTTCGTGATCGTCCTGCCGCTGTTGATGCCGGTGGCCTGGATGAACATTCACTGGTCGCGACGCCCGCACTCGCTGGGCGAACAGTTACTGTTCATCGTCCTGACGCTGGTCGGTTGGTTTACCCTGCACCAACTCGGCGAACATCACCTGGCCACAATCGTCATCTTTTTCGGCTGCACCGCCATGGCCTTCGCCTATCCGACCTGGCGCGGCCGCTTGAAGGTCCTTTACACGCGCCGGCTGCCCGCGCCCGCCCAATGAAGTCAATGTGAAATGCCGACCGTGGAATGCGGAATGATGTCTCGCTTGTCGCGTTGCCGCCCGATCGTTAGACTTCGACCGGGGAGATCAAAAAGGACCGGAAAAAATGACGCCGCGCGCGGATGACCGGATCGGTTACATCGACCTGCTCAAGGGCCTGGCGTGCCTGATCATTTTGTACGTCCATGCGGTGACGCCGCGCGTCGATCTGATGAAACTGCCCGATCTGGCGGTTTTCACCCTGCTGTTTTTTTCGGCCGGCCTGTTCTTTTTCGCCTCCGGAATGAACATCGTCAATTTTCTGAATCGCCATCGCGATGACCCGCCGCGGCAAGTGGGCCGCTTTTTCCTGGCGGCCGCGG from Myxococcales bacterium encodes the following:
- a CDS encoding tRNA1(Val) (adenine(37)-N6)-methyltransferase produces the protein MVQQDNQPTRKPFVTVPVHDDEDQQELLRGALVILQKKEGYRFSVDPILLTAFMEINQGDRVLDLGTGTGVMPIILANRNAAKDAAYTGLEIMETMADMARRSVQANRFENRIQIQLGDIREIKQFMAPDSYDVVISNPPYIPFDAGNVNPDDLKAIARHEVLVTLPDIVGAARHVLKSRGRAYFVYPVYRLIDLVALCREHNLEPRQIQFVHANQASSAKLVLVEAVRDAGTELKVLRPIIVYNMEGGYTEEVAEILNEHDTLE
- the rfbD gene encoding dTDP-4-dehydrorhamnose reductase; the encoded protein is MKILVTGAAGMLGRDLTPCLAERHETIGVDLADFDLTDQTAVCAALDRLGPAWVVNCAAYTAVDRAESEPEKAAAINETAARVLAAACAARQIRLLHLSTDYVFDGRNPAPYPPDAPANPLSVYGRTKRGGETAVLAAMPQATILRTAWLYGPHGPNFVAAILRQLDAGQPLRVVADQVGSPTYTVHLAAAIRAVVEHDATGIHHATNAGFCSWREFARAIAEETGRPDTPIEPLTTAQLNRPAPRPANSRLDTSSLTRATGYSFPDWRAGLREYLRRVGRLA
- a CDS encoding DUF1624 domain-containing protein: MQAGYSSGDRVDYIDFLKGVACIVMLMSHAMRLQIGNPDLVAKYILMSQPPAAQVFFFVSGMNIILVLERYRNRPNFNLTAYYLWGAVLLFFMGYLYNLARMSLGTWQIFQGIAASTAVAFLLLKTRLSNLSLVLLSILFYLIYFQFRLTVEPVLAWYRYSLPVGAAPQHPESLLAVRTLLTGIKPVPKMLFTNFGLLPWLSYVLLGGAAFRSVRTSPARARAWGIGFAITFVLGLAAIYLPLGIEWGLWFVDDTTDVFFRHVPYHALTATGAAGLLWLACHRWYRGAAAIQNPWRRGVAGYLEYLGRFSFAFFCYHWIGLIALTASWSWMAKQGWVPAAMNIHLRWILTFVIVLPLLMPVAWMNIHWSRRPHSLGEQLLFIVLTLVGWFTLHQLGEHHLATIVIFFGCTAMAFAYPTWRGRLKVLYTRRLPAPAQ